A genomic segment from Phragmites australis chromosome 6, lpPhrAust1.1, whole genome shotgun sequence encodes:
- the LOC133921379 gene encoding pyrophosphate--fructose 6-phosphate 1-phosphotransferase subunit alpha-like — protein sequence MDSDYGVPRELSEVQKKRALYQPQLPPCLQGTTVRVEYGDAAIAADPAGAHVISHAFPHTYGQPLAHFLRKTAVVPDATVISEHPAVRVGVVFCGRQSPGGHNVVWGLYEAIKAHNQNSKLIGFLGGSDGLLAQKTLEITDEVLSSYKNQGGYDMLGRTKDQIRTTEQVNGAMASCQALKLDALVIIGGVTSNTDAAQLAETFAEAKCATKVVGVPVTLNGDLKNQYVETTVGFDTICKVNSQLISNVCTDALSAEKYYYFIRLMGRKASHVALECALQSHPNMVILGEEVAASKLTIFDITKQICDAVQARAAKDKNHGVVLIPEGLVESIPELYALLQEINGLHGKGVSIEKISSQLSPWASALFEFLPPFIRKQLLLHPESDDSAQLSQIETEKLLAQLVETEMNRRLKEGTYKGKKFNAICHFFGYQARGALPSKFDCDYAYVLGHVCYHILAAGLNGYMATVTNLKSPVNKWRCGAAPISSMMTVKRWSRGPAATQIGKPAVHMASIDLKGKAYELLRQNSSSFLLEDIYRNPGPLQFEGPGADSKPISLCVEDQDYMGRIKKLQEYLEKVKSMVKPGCSQDVLKAALSAMSSVTETLNIMTSSSTGQTPL from the exons ATGGATTCCGACTACGGCGTGCCGCGCGAGCTCTCGGAGGTGCAGAAGAAGCGCGCGCTTTACCAGCCCCAGCTGCCCCCCTGCCTCCAG GGCACTACGGTGAGGGTGGAGTATGGTGATGCGGCAATTGCTGCTGATCCTGCAGGGGCTCATGTGATCAGCCACGCGTTCCCTCACACCTACGGGCAGCCCCTTGCTCATTTTCTCCGGAAGACGGCTGTTGTCCCTGATGCTACCGTCATATCAGAGCACCCTGCAGTCAG GGTTGGCGTTGTCTTCTGTGGAAGGCAGTCACCAGGAGGCCACAATGTTGTTTGGGGACTCTATGAGGCTATCAAGGCTCACAACCAAAACAGCAAACTCATTGGTTTTCTTG GTGGATCTGATGGCCTGCTTGCACAGAAAACCTTGGAGATCACCGATGAAGTTCTTTCTTCATATAAAAACCAAGGTGGTTATGATATGCTTGGTCGGACAAAGGATCAGATTAGAACAACAGAGCAAGTCAATGGTGCAATGGCCAGTTGCCAGGCTTTGAAGTTGGATGCTCTGGTGATCATTGGAG GTGTCACATCCAATACTGATGCTGCTCAACTTGCCGAGACTTTTGCTGAGGCGAAGTGTGCAACGAAG GTTGTAGGTGTTCCTGTAACTTTGAATGGGGACCTTAAGAACCAGTATGTTGAGACTACTGTTGGCTTCGACACCATATGCAAG GTGAACTCACAACTTATAAGCAATGTCTGCACTGATGCTCTGTCTGCCGAGAAG TATTACTACTTTATTCGTCTGATGGGGCGGAAGGCTTCTCATGTGGCGTTGGAGTGCGCTCTTCAATCGCATCCGAACATG GTTATCCTAGGTGAGGAGGTGGCTGCATCCAAACTTACAATTTTTGATATTACAAAGCAAATATGTGATGCAGTTCAGGCAAGGGCTGCAAAAG ACAAGAATCATGGGGTCGTGCTTATTCCTGAGGGCCTTGTGGAGAGCATTCCTGAACTATATGCCCTGCTTCAG GAAATTAATGGCCTCCATGGTAAAGGTGTTTCCATTGAGAAAATCTCTTCTCAGCTTTCACCTTGGGCATCTGCACTATTTGAGTTTTTGCCCCCGTTTATCAGGAAACAG CTACTTCTCCATCCTGAATCTGACGACTCAGCTCAACTTTCTCAG ATTGAGACTGAAAAGCTTCTAGCACAATTAGTTGAGACGGAAATGAACAGACGTTTG AAGGAAGGCACTTACAAAGGAAAGAAGTTCAATGCAATATGTCACTTTTTTGGCTACCAAGCTAGGGGTGCATTGCCTTCAAAGTTCGACTGTGATTATGCCTAT GTTTTGGGGCATGTGTGCTACCACATCTTAGCTGCTGGTTTGAACGGTTACATGGCTACTGTGACAAATCTTAAGAGTCCAGTGAACAAATGGCGATGCGGTGCAGCTCCTATTTCG TCTATGATGACTGTGAAGCGATGGTCGCGTGGCCCTGCAGCCACTCAAATTGGGAAGCCTGCTGTTCACATGGCTAGCATCGACTTGAAAGGAAAAGCATATGA GCTGTTGAGACAGAATTCTTCCAGCTTTTTGTTGGAAGACATCTACAGAAACCCAGGGCCGCTCCAATTTGAAGGACCAGGTGCTGATTCAAAGCCTATTTCATTGTGCGTCGAGGATCAAGACTACATGGGCAGGATAAAGAAATTGCAGGAATACCTAGAGAAG GTGAAAAGCATGGTAAAGCCTGGGTGCTCGCAGGATGTGCTTAAAGCGGCGTTGAGTGCCATGTCTTCTGTGACGGAAACACTGAATATCATGACTTCGTCTTCCACTGGCCAGACACCACTCTGA